In Halogeometricum borinquense DSM 11551, a single genomic region encodes these proteins:
- a CDS encoding IclR family transcriptional regulator, protein MANSSPRTLSTVENTCRVIDTLEEMDGATVTELADALGLSKPGVYNHLATLKKMEFVVKSDGEYRLSLKFLNKGRYVLDTNLLHIAGENVTKELAEETGEFSHLMTCEFGRGVYLHKVQGEKGISENFNKMKRRTHDFLHWSSSGKAYLAHLPPEEARTIVEEQGLPSMNENTITDQAELFEEFETIRKQGYAINDQEEILGTRAIGAPIQNDNGLYGAISISGPKSRFSFEKLHNELSEKVIEAANIISVNISTLQNQ, encoded by the coding sequence ATGGCAAATAGCAGTCCAAGAACGCTCAGCACCGTCGAAAACACCTGCCGGGTGATCGATACGCTGGAGGAGATGGACGGTGCAACGGTAACAGAACTTGCAGACGCGTTGGGACTCTCGAAACCCGGCGTGTACAACCATCTGGCGACGCTAAAGAAGATGGAGTTCGTGGTCAAATCGGATGGAGAGTACCGCCTCAGTTTGAAGTTCCTGAACAAAGGTCGGTACGTGCTCGATACGAACCTCCTCCATATTGCGGGTGAGAACGTAACGAAGGAACTTGCCGAAGAAACAGGAGAGTTTTCGCACCTGATGACCTGCGAATTCGGTCGTGGCGTCTATTTACACAAGGTCCAAGGCGAAAAAGGGATCTCAGAAAACTTCAACAAGATGAAACGACGAACGCACGATTTCCTGCACTGGAGTTCCTCGGGTAAAGCGTATCTCGCACATCTCCCACCCGAAGAGGCGAGAACGATTGTCGAAGAGCAGGGACTGCCATCGATGAACGAAAACACGATTACCGACCAAGCGGAGTTGTTCGAGGAGTTCGAGACCATTCGCAAACAGGGATACGCCATCAACGACCAAGAGGAGATTCTCGGAACCCGCGCAATCGGTGCGCCGATTCAGAACGATAACGGACTGTACGGTGCAATAAGCATCTCCGGGCCGAAAAGTCGGTTTTCGTTCGAGAAACTCCACAACGAACTCAGCGAGAAAGTGATCGAAGCCGCGAATATTATCAGCGTGAATATATCTACGTTACAGAACCAGTAG
- a CDS encoding NAD-dependent epimerase/dehydratase family protein, with translation MAENATVLVTGGTGFIGSYVSKQFLEHGHDVIAYDLSTDTRILEKLGIAADVEVRRGDVSDATDVVSAVSETGTTHIVHLAALLTNTAESNPRAAMQVNIEGTSNVFEAARTLDDQVERVAWASSAAVYAPPHNYDDGGDWWVTEDDLVYPDTLYGATKEYNEHQARVYHEEYDVSHVAIRPTVAYGPYRETGGSAFLANIIEKPAVGESFSVEYGDQEIDWQHVEDIAQGFRLAAFTPDEELSQRIYNVRGELATVREAAETVEGIIPDADIDVSDDGELPWTQRLDMTKAQEDLGYDPQYDLESGFRDYISVLRDEAGLDPL, from the coding sequence ATGGCGGAAAACGCGACAGTACTTGTCACTGGTGGGACCGGCTTCATCGGTTCGTACGTTTCGAAGCAGTTCCTCGAACACGGACACGACGTCATCGCATACGACCTCTCGACGGATACGCGTATCCTAGAGAAACTCGGTATCGCCGCCGACGTCGAAGTCAGACGCGGTGACGTGAGCGATGCGACTGACGTGGTCAGCGCAGTTTCTGAGACCGGAACGACGCATATCGTTCATCTCGCCGCACTCTTGACCAATACGGCTGAGAGTAACCCTCGCGCAGCCATGCAAGTAAACATCGAAGGGACGAGCAACGTCTTCGAGGCCGCTCGGACGCTGGATGACCAAGTCGAACGGGTCGCCTGGGCATCTTCTGCGGCAGTCTATGCGCCGCCGCACAACTACGATGACGGCGGCGACTGGTGGGTTACCGAGGATGATCTGGTTTACCCGGATACGCTCTACGGGGCGACTAAGGAGTACAACGAACACCAAGCCCGCGTCTATCACGAGGAGTACGATGTCAGTCACGTTGCGATTCGGCCGACCGTCGCGTACGGCCCGTACCGTGAGACCGGTGGATCTGCGTTCCTTGCGAATATCATCGAGAAGCCAGCAGTTGGTGAGTCATTCTCGGTCGAGTACGGCGACCAAGAAATCGACTGGCAACACGTCGAAGATATCGCTCAGGGATTCCGTCTGGCGGCGTTTACACCCGATGAAGAACTCTCTCAGCGTATCTACAACGTTCGTGGGGAGCTTGCGACCGTCCGAGAGGCGGCCGAGACCGTCGAGGGCATCATACCCGACGCCGACATCGACGTGTCTGACGATGGCGAACTGCCGTGGACCCAACGACTTGACATGACGAAGGCGCAGGAAGACTTGGGCTACGACCCGCAGTACGACCTCGAATCCGGGTTCCGCGACTACATCTCGGTTCTCCGTGATGAGGCCGGACTGGACCCGCTCTAG
- the solA gene encoding N-methyl-L-tryptophan oxidase: MEGSDKAYDVIVVGVGGIGSAAVYHLSQRGLDVLGLDQYSIPNSVGSSHGDSRLIRLTNYEDPEYVPHVRRSIDLWESLEEEYGEQLLFRTGTVDAGPEGSETVEGAITACEEYDLPYEHLSAAELSEQFPGFRLPSDFEAVHQPDGGFIHPTRCVQAHVAGAHDNGAETHAHETVVEWDTTDDGVRVQTDLTTYEADQLVLTAGAWKDVFPERVAEKLTPWRVIVGGFQPESPEKFTPDALPVFSINEGDQGYYGAPAAGTSGFKFGLVDNLEDVADPSDFDPRPTEKEKERLRTVLYDKAREYFPEGARSTKRLKTCMVTHTPDQDFIVDSLPDRPQVKVGAGFSGKGFKFSGLMGELLADLVTEEASKVDLEIFEMDRF; the protein is encoded by the coding sequence ATGGAAGGTAGTGACAAAGCATACGATGTCATAGTCGTCGGTGTCGGAGGCATCGGAAGTGCAGCGGTGTACCACCTCTCTCAGCGTGGGCTTGACGTGTTAGGATTAGACCAGTACAGCATCCCGAACTCGGTTGGCTCCTCACACGGTGACTCCCGGCTCATTCGCCTCACGAACTACGAGGACCCGGAGTACGTTCCCCACGTTCGGCGCTCTATCGACTTGTGGGAATCGTTAGAAGAAGAGTACGGCGAACAACTACTGTTCCGTACGGGGACGGTTGATGCCGGTCCGGAAGGGAGTGAGACTGTCGAAGGGGCCATCACCGCCTGCGAGGAGTACGACCTCCCGTACGAACATCTTTCGGCGGCCGAACTCTCCGAACAGTTCCCGGGGTTTCGTCTGCCGTCGGACTTTGAAGCGGTACATCAGCCGGATGGCGGGTTTATTCATCCGACGAGGTGCGTACAGGCACATGTCGCCGGAGCGCACGATAACGGCGCAGAAACCCACGCACACGAAACGGTCGTCGAGTGGGACACGACAGACGACGGAGTCCGCGTACAAACCGATCTCACGACGTACGAGGCAGATCAACTCGTTCTAACGGCCGGCGCATGGAAGGATGTATTCCCCGAACGGGTCGCGGAGAAACTGACACCGTGGCGCGTCATCGTCGGTGGCTTCCAACCCGAGTCTCCCGAGAAGTTTACACCGGATGCACTGCCCGTCTTCTCGATCAACGAGGGCGACCAAGGATACTACGGGGCACCGGCAGCAGGCACCTCTGGGTTCAAATTCGGTCTCGTAGACAATCTAGAGGACGTTGCAGACCCGTCTGATTTCGATCCCAGACCGACGGAGAAGGAGAAAGAGCGGCTCAGAACGGTACTTTACGACAAAGCCCGAGAGTACTTCCCGGAAGGTGCGCGTTCGACGAAGCGACTGAAGACCTGTATGGTCACTCACACTCCGGATCAGGATTTCATCGTTGACTCACTGCCGGACCGTCCGCAAGTGAAAGTTGGCGCAGGGTTCTCCGGGAAAGGATTCAAATTCAGCGGTCTCATGGGAGAGCTATTAGCCGACCTCGTGACTGAGGAGGCCTCGAAGGTCGATCTCGAAATTTTCGAGATGGACCGGTTCTAA
- a CDS encoding HD domain-containing protein, with protein MATEVHERDYESQVRDAFPSLRRIEDDDLREKVVDAWVLGLERGGWQSIHDIPYAWNIHDVTNVEHVRGVTKIALQSAEVQRDFHGADPDIDVIVAACLLHDVGKCYEYVDHVDAELLDGTDREHYANEEIPHSISGYALAHEVGCPLDVQRAIPHFLGEVPTRTLEAELVKSANSASSNAITESAMGITLKEWVDKYSQTQN; from the coding sequence ATGGCTACTGAGGTACACGAGCGGGACTACGAAAGTCAAGTTCGGGACGCGTTTCCATCGCTACGCCGGATTGAGGACGATGACCTTCGGGAAAAAGTCGTGGACGCGTGGGTTCTCGGTCTAGAACGAGGAGGTTGGCAGTCAATCCACGATATTCCATACGCATGGAATATTCACGACGTCACGAACGTCGAACACGTCCGGGGTGTCACAAAAATCGCACTCCAATCCGCCGAAGTTCAACGCGACTTCCACGGCGCAGACCCAGATATCGACGTTATCGTCGCGGCGTGCCTGCTTCACGATGTCGGGAAGTGCTACGAGTACGTGGACCACGTTGATGCCGAACTGCTTGACGGTACCGACCGCGAACACTACGCCAACGAGGAGATACCCCACTCAATCTCGGGCTACGCGCTCGCTCACGAAGTCGGCTGTCCGCTAGACGTACAAAGAGCGATTCCGCACTTCCTCGGGGAAGTTCCGACGCGAACGCTCGAAGCCGAACTCGTCAAAAGTGCGAATTCGGCCTCTTCGAACGCGATCACCGAATCTGCGATGGGAATCACGCTGAAAGAGTGGGTGGACAAGTACAGCCAAACGCAGAACTGA
- a CDS encoding EthD domain-containing protein gives MYKHVALLVRQSDMSHEEFVEHWQHTHTPIAKDIEGVVRYQQVLPTEPEHAEFDGLAELYFETLDELHEALGSEGSRDYDPTKEIAAKARQDVDNFLDVARRPRLIGEERIVKDEVDGDTDGLYKHSAFLVRKEGMTHEEFLDHWQNTHTPIAKEIEGVVRYCQVVPTDPDNAEFDGIAELYFDDIEKLYDALGSEGSRDYEATGGKAAEAREDVDNFLAIEERPRFIGRERLVKNTLLKHDGY, from the coding sequence ATGTACAAGCACGTTGCACTGCTAGTGCGTCAGTCGGACATGTCTCACGAGGAGTTCGTCGAACACTGGCAGCATACCCACACACCGATTGCGAAGGATATCGAAGGAGTCGTCCGCTACCAGCAAGTCCTTCCGACTGAACCCGAACACGCGGAGTTCGACGGATTGGCCGAACTCTACTTCGAGACGTTAGACGAACTACACGAGGCGCTCGGAAGCGAAGGCTCGCGTGATTACGACCCGACGAAAGAAATCGCCGCGAAAGCTCGACAGGACGTTGATAACTTCCTCGACGTAGCGCGTCGCCCGCGTCTGATCGGGGAAGAGCGCATCGTTAAGGACGAAGTTGACGGCGATACCGACGGTCTCTACAAGCACTCGGCGTTCCTCGTCCGGAAAGAAGGAATGACTCACGAGGAGTTCCTCGACCACTGGCAGAACACTCACACGCCCATCGCAAAGGAGATTGAGGGTGTCGTTCGGTACTGTCAGGTGGTTCCGACAGATCCCGACAACGCCGAATTCGACGGCATCGCCGAACTCTACTTCGACGATATCGAGAAACTCTACGACGCATTGGGTAGTGAAGGCTCCCGTGACTACGAGGCGACGGGCGGTAAAGCCGCCGAGGCGCGCGAGGACGTTGACAACTTCCTCGCAATCGAAGAGCGCCCGCGGTTTATCGGCCGCGAACGGCTCGTGAAGAACACGCTTCTGAAACACGATGGCTACTGA
- a CDS encoding thiamine pyrophosphate-binding protein → MTKCTAEIVRVLEHLGVEYLFGYPGGRAIELLESLADSDIQVVRPRDEREASVMAEMYGRYHQSPGVLTGQGPWIGSIGAIGQMEAQLGSSPMVALTEASERGDYSTLAPYQQARGDYGGFSLPKILDGITKEWWFPRSANETIRSVQLAFKHSTANRPGPTAVILDGDAVTAEVPESDTPPLWSPEAQTRNWDSAPTEETVSTASKILSDADRPVIIAGNGVHVSQCYDELLEVAEAYDAVVTTSYLGKSTIPETHDRAAGVIGSFGHEGANQAVSEADALLVVGCRMNPMDTNWQAASFIRPDEQAIIHADIETRNAGWVYPADVGLIGDAGQSLSALVSAGSGQNGWALDRAAEARTDFTAPACDSDQRPILPQRAVAEINEIVDAETIVTADSGNNRFWLLNYLQTPAIRTYFGSGGVGGMGWAGPAGVSAAITTDKDVVAVAGDGGFTMTMTCVETAVEYGVAPTFVVLNDTSLGMVRQMDDSIPGVEFHDTDFVAVAEGFGAEGMRVTEPENLAARLKEAKAADVPTVVDVRIDREQDMAETLQSSFYAEVGGLHE, encoded by the coding sequence ATGACCAAGTGTACTGCTGAAATCGTTCGCGTGTTGGAGCATCTGGGCGTCGAGTACCTGTTCGGTTATCCCGGCGGCCGAGCAATCGAACTCCTCGAGTCTCTCGCCGACTCAGATATTCAAGTTGTACGCCCGCGTGACGAGCGCGAGGCGAGTGTGATGGCCGAGATGTACGGGCGATATCACCAATCTCCGGGAGTGCTTACGGGGCAAGGCCCGTGGATTGGGAGTATCGGTGCGATTGGGCAGATGGAGGCTCAACTTGGCTCATCTCCTATGGTTGCGCTTACCGAGGCATCCGAACGAGGAGATTACTCGACGCTGGCCCCGTACCAACAGGCGCGGGGAGATTATGGTGGCTTTTCGCTTCCTAAGATTCTGGACGGTATCACGAAAGAATGGTGGTTCCCTCGTTCGGCCAACGAAACGATACGGAGCGTCCAGTTAGCGTTCAAGCATTCGACCGCTAACCGCCCCGGTCCCACGGCGGTTATTTTAGACGGTGATGCGGTCACAGCCGAGGTGCCGGAATCTGATACACCACCCCTCTGGTCTCCGGAGGCACAGACTCGAAACTGGGACTCGGCACCGACCGAGGAGACCGTTTCTACAGCCTCGAAGATTCTCTCGGATGCTGACCGACCAGTTATTATCGCGGGGAACGGCGTTCACGTCTCTCAGTGCTACGACGAACTCCTCGAAGTTGCGGAGGCGTACGACGCGGTCGTCACCACGTCGTATCTCGGGAAGTCTACGATTCCGGAGACGCACGACCGGGCCGCTGGTGTTATTGGTTCGTTCGGACACGAAGGTGCCAATCAAGCGGTCAGCGAAGCAGACGCGTTACTCGTCGTCGGTTGTCGGATGAATCCGATGGACACGAACTGGCAGGCGGCGAGTTTCATCCGCCCGGACGAGCAAGCGATCATCCACGCGGATATCGAAACCCGGAACGCCGGTTGGGTGTACCCCGCCGATGTCGGACTCATCGGCGACGCCGGACAGTCGCTTTCGGCACTCGTCAGCGCAGGTAGTGGACAAAACGGCTGGGCACTCGACCGCGCTGCTGAAGCGCGAACGGACTTTACAGCCCCCGCCTGCGACTCAGACCAGCGTCCGATTCTCCCACAGCGTGCAGTCGCAGAAATCAACGAGATAGTGGATGCAGAGACGATTGTGACGGCAGATTCGGGGAACAACCGGTTCTGGCTCCTCAACTACCTGCAGACGCCGGCGATCCGAACGTACTTCGGCAGTGGCGGTGTCGGCGGCATGGGATGGGCTGGTCCCGCTGGTGTCTCTGCGGCAATTACGACTGACAAGGACGTGGTCGCAGTTGCCGGTGACGGCGGCTTCACGATGACGATGACATGCGTCGAAACAGCAGTCGAATACGGGGTGGCACCCACGTTTGTCGTCCTCAACGACACCTCGCTCGGGATGGTCCGCCAGATGGACGATTCGATTCCCGGCGTCGAGTTCCACGATACGGACTTCGTCGCTGTGGCCGAAGGCTTCGGTGCGGAGGGGATGCGCGTGACGGAACCAGAGAACTTGGCTGCTCGCCTCAAAGAGGCCAAAGCGGCCGATGTTCCGACGGTCGTGGACGTTCGAATCGACCGCGAACAGGATATGGCCGAAACGCTCCAGTCGTCGTTTTACGCCGAAGTCGGCGGCCTTCACGAGTAA